A stretch of DNA from Arthrobacter globiformis:
TTCAAACCGTTCGCGTTTCTGCTTCAACCGCCTCCATCCCGCAACGACGAAGGAGTCCCATGCCCACCCCAGCGCCCCCTCCCCCGACCCCGGCTTGGAACAGCGGCCCCGGCCTGGCATTCGGCGGTGACTACAATCCCGAACAGTGGCCGGCCGATGTCCGGCTGGAGGACATCGGCCTTATGACGGAAGCCGGGGTGACGCTCCTCAGCGTGGCCATCTTTTCCTGGGCGCTCCTGGAGCCGCGTGAAGGGGAATACGACTTTGGCTGGCTGGATGAGGTGCTGGACAACCTGGCTGGCGCAGGCATCAAGGTTGCCCTCGCCACGGCCACGGCCGCTCCCCCGGCCTGGCTGGTGCGGAAGCATCCGGAAGTCCTGCCGGTGACGGCGGAGGGCACCGTCCTGGAGCGCGGCTCCCGGCGGCACTACTCGCCGTCGTCCGCTGTTTACCGCCGGTATGCCACGGCCATCACCCGGAAGCTGGCCGAACGGTACAAGGACCATCCGGCACTGGCACTGTGGCACGTGGACAATGAGCTGGGCTGCCACGTTTCAGAGTTTTTCGGCGAGGAGGACGCCGCGGCGTTCCGGCACTGGCTGGAGCGGCGCTACGGCAGCATCGAGGCGCTGAACGGGGCCTGGGGAACGGCCTTCTGGTCGCAGCACTATGCCTCGTTCGAGGAGATCATTCCGCCCCGGGCTGCCCCCACCACCCTCAACCCTACGCAGCGGCTGGACTTCCAGCGGTTCAGCTCCTGGGCGCTGATGGACTACTACCGGAGCCTGCTGGCGGTGATCCGGGAGGTGACTCCCGACGTTCCGGCCACCACCAACCTCATGGTTTCCAGCGCCACCAAGTCCATGGACTACTTCGACTGGGCGAAGGACCTGGACGTGGTGGCCAACGACCACTACCTGGTGGCCGCGGACCCGGAGCGGGAGATCGAACTGGCGTTCAGCGCGGACCTCACGCGCGGTGTCGCGGGCAACAGGCCGTGGATCCTGATGGAACACTCGACGTCGGCCGTGAACTGGCAGCCACGCAACCAGCCGAAAATGCCCGGCGAAATGCTCCGGAACTCCCTGGCGCATGTGGCCC
This window harbors:
- a CDS encoding beta-galactosidase, with translation MPTPAPPPPTPAWNSGPGLAFGGDYNPEQWPADVRLEDIGLMTEAGVTLLSVAIFSWALLEPREGEYDFGWLDEVLDNLAGAGIKVALATATAAPPAWLVRKHPEVLPVTAEGTVLERGSRRHYSPSSAVYRRYATAITRKLAERYKDHPALALWHVDNELGCHVSEFFGEEDAAAFRHWLERRYGSIEALNGAWGTAFWSQHYASFEEIIPPRAAPTTLNPTQRLDFQRFSSWALMDYYRSLLAVIREVTPDVPATTNLMVSSATKSMDYFDWAKDLDVVANDHYLVAADPEREIELAFSADLTRGVAGNRPWILMEHSTSAVNWQPRNQPKMPGEMLRNSLAHVAHGADAVMFFQWRQSVAGAEKFHSAMVPHGGRDTRVWREVVALGEALKRLGPVKGSTVESRVAIVFDYEAWWASELDSHPSEDVQYLDLLRAFHRSLFLRGVGVDFVHPAADLAGYDLVLVCTLYCVTDDAAANIAGAAEAGATVLVSYFSGIVDERDHVRLGGYPGAFRELLGVRTEEFHPLPEGGQVTLSDGTIGRIWSEHVHAEGVETLATFTGYPLDGIPALTRRTAGRGAAWYLATLPDRDGIEHLLDRLLAEAGVTAAAEAAAGVELTRRVTPDGRRFLFAINHGREDAVVKADGEELLGGGRFGGLVPGGAVAVIAED